A genomic region of Colletotrichum destructivum chromosome 1, complete sequence contains the following coding sequences:
- a CDS encoding Putative short-chain dehydrogenase/reductase SDR, NAD(P)-binding domain superfamily — MTQPRPLLVVIGAGSMGLCLARRLGSSHHILIGDYSPAALSAAKGSLGPAGHLVTTKNIDVSSGTSVASFAKTAAELGPIETVILTAGVSSAANDTRLIYATNLTGTALVLDSFLPLMPPGSSLTIIASVAGHLLPPNPDLETHLATAPTASLITHHELDHDADPSHAYGVSKLGCIVRAQYKAAEWGRKGVRINTVSPGAIETPMLGQVLRSEQGPFAQSMISNTPLGRTGTPYEIAGIVAFLAGPGAGFITGADLVIDGGALSTHRWPGTVAESKHEVLSSDGHK; from the coding sequence ATGACACAGCCACGCCCCCTACTCGTCGTAATTGGAGCTGGCAGCATGGGACTTTGCCTCGCCCGTCGACTTGGCTCATCGCACCATATTCTTATTGGAGACTATTCGCCCGCTGCCCTGTCCGCAGCCAAGGGCTCGCTCGGCCCCGCCGGTCATCTCGTAACAACAAAGAATATCGATGTTTCTTCCGGGACATCGGTCGCCTCCTTCGCCAAGActgccgccgagctcggTCCTATCGAGACCGTCATCCTTACGGCTGGTGTATCCAGCGCCGCAAACGACACCCGGCTGATCTACGCCACCAACCTTACTGGCACCGCTCTCGTTCTTGACAGCTTTCTTCCACTGATGCCTCCTGGAAGCTCCCTGACCATCATAGCTTCGGTTGCCGGTCACCTGCTCCCTCCCAACCCGGACTTGGAGACTCATCTGGCAACAGCCCCGACAGCTTCCCTCATCACGCACCACGAGCTGGACCACGACGCGGACCCAAGCCACGCTTATGGTGTCTCGAAGCTTGGTTGCATCGTCCGTGCTCAGTACAAGGCTGCTGAATGGGGACGCAAAGGAGTGCGAATCAACACCGTTAGCCCCGGGGCCATCGAGACGCCTATGCTTGGTCAAGTTCTGCGATCGGAGCAGGGACCCTTTGCGCAAAGCATGATCAGCAATACTCCACTTGGCAGGACGGGGACGCCTTATGAGATCGCCGGGATCGTTGCGTTTctggccgggccgggcgcaGGGTTCATCACTGGAGCGGACCTGGTCATCGATGGTGGCGCCTTGTCGACGCACCGATGGCCTGGAACCGTCGCGGAATCGAAGCACGAGGTTCTATCATCAGATGGGCACAAGTGA